A genomic region of Haliotis asinina isolate JCU_RB_2024 chromosome 1, JCU_Hal_asi_v2, whole genome shotgun sequence contains the following coding sequences:
- the LOC137286240 gene encoding uncharacterized protein codes for MASCVVVTAIICVLLTTVATIVAFATPNWLRFRDRNIDSAGTLCKCGDCDCGLWMNCAGNYVASGASLDNCHTFFAQDNLIEKSLPDWFKAVQGLMSCAVACALISLFIGLFSLCCSCKCCNPHQAAGAFINLTFLLLAAGVCVFGAKAHMDNRARVLAEPNTTEPLFNWSFWCAVGATGMSLISSVLYFCVGRADDYSC; via the exons ATGGCGTCCTGCGTGGTGGTGACTGCTATAATATGTGTACTCCTCACCACTGTGGCAACAATCGTTGCATTTGCCACACCCAACTGGCTCAGGTTTCGTGACCGCAACATTGACAGTGCTGGCACCCTGTGTAAGTGTGGGGATTGTGACTGTGGACTATGGATGAACTGTGCGGGGAACTACGTCGCCAGCGGTGCGTCCCTTGACAACTGCCACACATTCTTTGCCCAGGATAACTTAATCGAGAAAAGCTTGCCAG ATTGGTTCAAGGCTGTTCAGGGTCTCATGTCCTGTGCTGTGGCATGTGCTCTCATCTCCCTCTTCATCGGTCTCTTCTCCCTTTGCTGCAGCTGCAAGTGCTGCAACCCCCACCAGGCCGCTGGAGCTTTCATCAACCTCACCT TCCTACTTCTGGCAGCGGGTGTCTGCGTGTTCGGAGCGAAGGCCCACATGGACAACCGGGCACGGGTATTAGCGGAACCCAACACTACCGAGCCTCTCTTCAACTGGAGCTTCTGGTGCGCTGTGGGCGCAACTGGGATGTCCCTCATCTCCAGTGTCCTCTACTTCTGTGTTGGGCGTGCTGATGACTACTCATGCTGA